Below is a genomic region from Trichoderma asperellum chromosome 2, complete sequence.
ACACCAATAGCTAGTTCCATTATTGCCGACATACCAGCTGTAGCGCCCAAAGAGATTCCAGCTGAAACGCCCGCGCAAGAAGTTGAGATTGCTGAAGAGCCCAAAATGGATTCCTATACCCCAAAGAAATTTGTCCCATATGTGGAAACATCAGCAATGAGGAGCAACATGTTTGTATATCCCGGCTCTTCGCACTACGGCATGGTGAATCCAGCCATCATGAGCGGCTTCggggacgacgacgacgactcgATCTGGCTagtagatgatgaagagacagATCCAGAAGCTGAAAATGCACAGACGCCTGAGGCAGAAGgcgaaggagaggaagaagaggaagttgTGCaactagaagaagaagaaggaaatgaagaatatgattatgaggaagatgaagatgaggaagaggaagatgaagaggaccaggaagaggaaaaagaggacgaggaagatgaggaagaggaggaggtagaggaagatgaagccagGACAAGCGTCTCTTTGCCAAGAACGAATCAATTTCAACCTCCCTCAATACACACTGAACTCGAGGCAGCCCCAATGGCTGATGCACAAACCGGGTTCAGATATCGCATTAACCTTGCTTTATTTGATGACGACTTTGCGaccccagaagaagataaaaatcCAGTTTCTGTGGCCAGAAATCAGGATTCCGCTGCGTTCACTCCGCCTGCCGCAGCTGACACGCATCATGCGACGGATCTTTTGACCGTTGCAGAAGGATCTCTGCAACAGAATCGCAAACAAGGCAAGATGGCTGCTTCAAGCGGTTCATCTACGCCTGCGACAGGGAACCCGTATGTCGACCTCCTCGAGCAGCAAGACTCTGCCATGACAGAAGCATATCAACGCCGCCTAGATCTGTCTGGCAGGCGTGGAGATGACGAAGCTGATGATTTCAGGTAGGTTTTCTGAAATATAGCCCCTTTCGACGGCTTTTCGTACGTCCAGCCCCCTTTACGCCGTATATAAGCCCAAAGAGGGCTTGTTTTTTACGACTATGCTACTATGTAATACTCTCCCGATTTTCTACCTGCGCCTTGCACACAGTCTCCGGGGACATacatatatttctttttcagcaACTTATCTTCAAGTTTCTCAAATCTGTAAGTCTATTTTGCTGACACTACTATCGATTAGTTTCGGGCAACGATACCAGAGCGATCCAGGAACATCATCTGTTCTAGTTACGCATCAGCGTGTTCCGTCAGACCGTGAGGACGGTGACCGCGATTGCTTGATTTGTGCGGACACCAAAGAGGAAATCCTCTTTCCTCGGTTTTCTCCAACAGCGTCTTGCACGCATTCCCCTAACGCATGCCTCGAGTGTCTGGAGAGGTCTATCCGCTCTGATCTGACAGGCAAGATTTGGACAGATATTAGATGCCCTGAGTGTCGAGAGCTGCTAGATTATACAGACATCCAGCGTTACGCTGATGTGGAGACATTCAAGAGGTACATATCCCGATTTCACCTCGACCTCTCTTCTATGATGGAGCAAAATGTAGCCTAACGCAACTGATTAGATACGAAACGCTTGCCCTCCGAGCCGCCAtggctgaagctgagaaCTTCTTTTGGTGCACATCTGGCTGTGGCTCTGGTCAGATACACGACACCGGCCGTGACCAACCCATCGTAATTTGCCTTCACTGTAGTCACCGATCGTGCTTTCATCATAATGTCGCATGGCACCAGGGTTTGACGTGCGAAGAGTACGATCAGTTGCTTGCCGACCCGGACAACTTTCGTTCCAAGCTTGAAATTGATAACGAAGCGTGGGCAGCCTCCCAAAAGGAGCAGCTTGAAGCAGACAGAGCTATGGCTCAGGGTctattggaagaagaaagaaggactAGAGAGatgagggagaggagagatcgtcaagagagggagaggacaCAGAAAGCAATCGAGTTGGCGAGGCAGATTGCCGCAAGAAGGAAGGCTGAGGAAGAAATGAGCAGAGAAACAGTTGGGAGGACGACAAAGCCTTGCCCCGGATGTGGATGGGCGATTGAAAAGAATGATGGATGGTACGTACACTGATTCCACTTATCGTTCTCTAAGAACGGTTGCTAACTGTTCTTATACAGCTCGCATATGACTTGTAAGTGGTGCCCCTTgatttttttgattttttttttttttttttttttttcatttcttctccttcattcctccttttctctttgcctttgtttCAAATCTTAGGGTGCGTACTTGCAACACACGCCCCCCTCTGTATCGAAACTCTCCCCTTTCTCTCACTCTAATTAATACCGGCAATATAAacacgagaagaagaaaatcacTAATAAAAGATCGCCGCAGGTATCAAATGTCGCTTCGAGTTTTGCTGGGGTTGTGGCAATATTTGGAGCAATACCCATAGCATTTACTGCCAAGGATAATTGCTGGTAACTGACTGGTTGACATGACAGGCGTCAAATGCAAACATCAATTTTGCTATGAATGCGGTGCCGACCATAAGCGTATTCTCGAGAACGACAATACTATTCATAAAGATACCTGCAAATTTCACCCAAATCAACTAAAGGATTTGGATGGTGTTGAAGGCAAGGAGAGTGACGAaattgacgaagaagaatagTTGTTCAAAGGCACTATGAATAGTAGGATTATTTTTCTTGGAGTTGTTCATTATCATTGGTTGGTCATATCTTCGATGCAGCAAGTAGAAATGTATACCCCCAGTAGTTCACAGCATTTGCGGTTCTAGTTTTTTAGATGTCAAAGTAAAGCAACGTCGTTTatcaaaaagcaaaaacagACTTTAATTGTTTAAATGGCCCAATAATCTGCTTACACGAAGTTCTAGTCATACACACATCTCACGTATAGAGTATATAGCAACATCCCCCTCCTTCAAAGAGCACAATGTATGGTAtagccaaaagaaaagaaaagaaaaagttctCACGCTCAAAGAGAAGTTAACTCCTCCAGTCTCCTCTCTAACTCGGGCACCTGCCTCAGCt
It encodes:
- a CDS encoding uncharacterized protein (EggNog:ENOG41); the protein is MSMFRSLRKKTGAVFRKRKDKSSVSSVASVPSISWPIRDDSYAPSFATEEQSEVTINTAFQATAAVEEEELKRVEERPSEVKQESNNTIVDIVVTVTDPSASHTTAVHTPAFDTPAAEIPAVITPIASSIIADIPAVAPKEIPAETPAQEVEIAEEPKMDSYTPKKFVPYVETSAMRSNMFVYPGSSHYGMVNPAIMSGFGDDDDDSIWLVDDEETDPEAENAQTPEAEGEGEEEEEVVQLEEEEGNEEYDYEEDEDEEEEDEEDQEEEKEDEEDEEEEEVEEDEARTSVSLPRTNQFQPPSIHTELEAAPMADAQTGFRYRINLALFDDDFATPEEDKNPVSVARNQDSAAFTPPAAADTHHATDLLTVAEGSLQQNRKQGKMAASSGSSTPATGNPYVDLLEQQDSAMTEAYQRRLDLSGRRGDDEADDFSFGQRYQSDPGTSSVLVTHQRVPSDREDGDRDCLICADTKEEILFPRFSPTASCTHSPNACLECLERSIRSDLTGKIWTDIRCPECRELLDYTDIQRYADVETFKRYETLALRAAMAEAENFFWCTSGCGSGQIHDTGRDQPIVICLHCSHRSCFHHNVAWHQGLTCEEYDQLLADPDNFRSKLEIDNEAWAASQKEQLEADRAMAQGLLEEERRTREMRERRDRQERERTQKAIELARQIAARRKAEEEMSRETVGRTTKPCPGCGWAIEKNDGCSHMTCIKCRFEFCWGCGNIWSNTHSIYCQG
- a CDS encoding uncharacterized protein (EggNog:ENOG41), whose protein sequence is MSMFRSLRKKTGAVFRKRKDKSSVSSVASVPSISWPIRDDSYAPSFATEEQSEVTINTAFQATAAVEEEELKRVEERPSEVKQESNNTIVDIVVTVTDPSASHTTAVHTPAFDTPAAEIPAVITPIASSIIADIPAVAPKEIPAETPAQEVEIAEEPKMDSYTPKKFVPYVETSAMRSNMFVYPGSSHYGMVNPAIMSGFGDDDDDSIWLVDDEETDPEAENAQTPEAEGEGEEEEEVVQLEEEEGNEEYDYEEDEDEEEEDEEDQEEEKEDEEDEEEEEVEEDEARTSVSLPRTNQFQPPSIHTELEAAPMADAQTGFRYRINLALFDDDFATPEEDKNPVSVARNQDSAAFTPPAAADTHHATDLLTVAEGSLQQNRKQGKMAASSGSSTPATGNPYVDLLEQQDSAMTEAYQRRLDLSGRRGDDEADDFSFGQRYQSDPGTSSVLVTHQRVPSDREDGDRDCLICADTKEEILFPRFSPTASCTHSPNACLECLERSIRSDLTGKIWTDIRCPECRELLDYTDIQRYADVETFKRYETLALRAAMAEAENFFWCTSGCGSGQIHDTGRDQPIVICLHCSHRSCFHHNVAWHQGLTCEEYDQLLADPDNFRSKLEIDNEAWAASQKEQLEADRAMAQGLLEEERRTREMRERRDRQERERTQKAIELARQIAARRKAEEEMSRETVGRTTKPCPGCGWAIEKNDGCSHMTCVKCKHQFCYECGADHKRILENDNTIHKDTCKFHPNQLKDLDGVEGKESDEIDEEE